Part of the Labrus bergylta chromosome 19, fLabBer1.1, whole genome shotgun sequence genome, ACTTGATCAAGTATCAAGCAATCAGAAactcaaaaaatatatattttacattttacactttcttaaaacacaaactcagtGTTTCGCTGTCAGCATGTTGCATTCAGGGCtgctcagacaatgagagatgcattcaggtgcgctcagaaacgggagttgcagaaaaaaaaactaagctgGACAGACTGTTAcaagttgaaataattgttcagttgttatattgactgctgtcattaaaagaaacacatgaacaccattaTTCCTTTAAGTATCTGTGGTGCTGTccgactccccccccccagggCTCTAAACCTAAAGTCTGTTGTTGGTTTATTAGCTCCTATTATTAATTAACCAATGTTTCCTTAttcacatttttgaaaatgtcttacaTTTTGATTGAATGTACTTGGTTACCCTAATACTGaatgctgtgtgtgttgatATGAACCATACTTTGCTCGTTAATCTGATCTCTTTAGTTTCTCTTGTATTTTAAAGCTCCAGTTGATTCAAAAGCAGATCTACGGTCCAAAGTTGTTGCTGAGTTTGTGGTAAGCTGAACTGATCTCTACTTAGCAGATCTTTTCTATATTATTGTGTGAGTCTGATTTTCATACGTGCCTGACACTGTGGCTGACTGCTCTCTCTGCTTTAGCCCCAGGCACTCCTAGACCAGCTGTCCAAGTACAAGAGATCTGTGGAGGATGTTGACCTAAGAGAGAAACAGCTGGCAGCTATGAGGGTTGACATCTGCAGTACTGAGGCCCTCAGAAAACTCAAAGGTGCCTTCTGAAGTCATCTTTGGCTGTCTGTCCCACAGCAACACGCACATCCTCCTGGCTTCCACATCAGCATTGTGCTTTCTCTTTCTTGCCTCTAAAGTCAAcctttcatgatgttttttcttgcagACAAAGCCGGAGGAAAGAAGTTCTCCAAGGACTTTGAGGAGGGGAGTGCGCAACTGCAGGAGTTCGTAAAGTTCCTTGAGAACGAGAGTAAAACAGGTCCTTCTCTCTTAGAGGCTCTCGGCAACGCAGATATCTTCTACGAGATGCAGTACAAGGAGGTCAAGATTGTTGCTAATGTGAGTCAACTTAATCGTCTGCCCACAACATCAGAGAACCACCTTGATAGGGCTGTGAAGATTAAGAAAAGTAATGTGTCATCAGATCATTCAAGAtcatttcctttgttttaagaTATTAGTGTAAGCTTTGAAATGGAGTGGAAGCCACATATTCTAATGCATattaaacatacatacataaattaAACAGATTGACTGGGAAATTATACTGAAGGGCAGAATGAAAGAAGTTATCTTCAACATATTCTAAAAACGAAAATTCTACTTATATATTATTGGCAAGActttgaaaagtatttttatttccttttaagGTTGGTTCCTTTTTAAAGCTATGTGGTTTTTCTTTGTTCCCACTTGTGTGTTTATAATATATTTCTGTTTAACTTGCTTACTCTTTACTCTTCAAGTCAGcagatgtgtttttgatttaatttcatACTGcccatgaaaacattttttatttagttttaatcattattttctgatgtctcctctcctctaaaGGCCTACCAGACGTTTGCAAACCGGGTGTCCCAACTGAAGCGTAAGCTGGATGCCCTGAAGACCAACTTACCAGACCTGGACGAGTCACCAATCCCGTCACCCTCTGCAGACGCCCCATCTCCAACGGGCTCAGAGTCACCTTTTCATGGCATGGAATTGGCTCAACCCGATCCAGATCTGGACGGCTCTGCTATGGACGACGAGGCGGAGCCACCAGCCCCAAGCCCCCTGTCCTCACCCGGAGGATCCCCCAGGCAGATGGAGACCCTCGGGGAGAGTGACAAACTGGAAGTGGAGGATATGGAGCTCTCTGAGGAAGAAATGGAGAGCGGAGGGATTATAGGTGAGAGTGCTGTTTGTGGTCATTTCTACTGACGCATGGCatgaaaaatgatgcagaaacGTCCAAGATAATGAAATTGAGAAATGCCACCAAAAATAGGAGTACAAAGGCAATGAATCGTGCACAGAATCTCTTCTACCATCGCTTTCACATGTCAAGCATCCAAGACCATCCAAGCATTTCTTCCTGTCTATTAGCTAGCCAATTTAGCTGGAACGCTTTACTCCACCCACATATTCATCAGATTAAAATTAGATGTATCTTCTCAACAGCCAAATATCTGACAGTTTACAGATTCTTTATTTTTggtaaactttttttattggCTACAACAACATTTGCTTATTTGATCTCTGTTAGATATCTCTCTTTACACTGATGAGTGAAAATATGACCTTTTTCAAGCCTTTACATGTGCATAGATATGTTAATAAGATATGTAAAATGTTGTTACTTTTGCTCTACTCATATATTCAACAGTATGTAGCTGAAACCAGACATTGTGTTGAttgttttggacattttatATAAACTGCAGAcaattaaagggatagtttATTTTGTTGAAGTGGGGTTTGTCtgaggtacttgtcaatagTAACTGAACCACCCACAGTAGATAATGGCATGGAAGCTAGGCAATACATCTCTGCGGCCGCTTGTACCTCGCAATGTAGCTCATGTTAAGCAAGTCTGACATAAATAAATACCAATGTTGGTTTAAGTGTACAGTATactatattaaaaaatatatattggcTTTATTTTAGCATCAGAGCGCTACTTTGTTTGCAAATGTTTATGGGATGAAACACATACATGTTCCTCCGCCCTTGAGGgaagtacctcatacaaccccacaACAGAACTATCTCTGGAATAGAGAAAATAAGCATCAGATTCTTAGTTACTTTATTGAAACAGCATGCATAATATCTTAAAGCCAGTATCAGACTTTTTGTCAGTATGAAAACATAAGCATTTTTTATTGGCACCTGTTTGTAAAGGTTTCTGGGAagaaaatgattattttctaCGGGTAACCTGCATAATTTAGTGTTTCGCAGAAAGCTTGATCGACTGTGTCACTGTTTTTGGCAGCGTATTCCCCTCCATTAATTTTATTGGCATTGACTTCTCTGGTTCCATAAATAATCTGCTTGTAGAAAAACAAGGGCAACATTAATTCTGTTGTGTAATATCGAATGTGAAATATCTTAATTCGTCTTGTTTTATTACATAAAGGGCTAAACTGAAAGCATCCACATTGTCATcctctgtcatgtttttcttctcagtCGAGGAGCAAATTGAGCACCCAACCCACCCAGAGGTGTCTCCTCCTGTCCCTGTGAAAACAGAGCCATCAGTGGTAACAGAGCAGCCCGTCTCACAGGCCACGCCTCCCGTAGCAGCTCCCACATCGGCCTTGGAGAGTGTCGACCTGGGTAAAATCGGCTCCATCCTCAACAGTTTAAGCTCAGTCATGAAGAGCTCAGGTGAGTGATTTCTGCAATGATCTCTAATAAAATTTGActaaataatttaatttgacttttgTTGTTCAAACTCCAACAACAATACTTTGTCCCTTGATCAAACATCTACCTAAACTCCCAGCATCCTCCTGTAACAGGATTTTGGTTATTTACTATAAGATGTGAGTATCCTTGTTTGTTTCACAGGACCATTAGTGGAAAGTCCTCCTGCAGCTGTGAAGAGCACACCTGCGTCCTTCGTGGCTCCCCAGGAAGCCAGTTCACTTGCAAACCTCCTCTCCAAGGTGGATGTTAGCCCTGCTGATATCCTCGGTGCTCTCGCAAAAGTGCAGGGCAAAGGCAGCCTTGAGGGTGAGAATATAATATAaacctttaatgaaaataatctCTATTACATATCATAcgttttattgatttttctcccttttatttatttagggATCACTTCAGTTCTGAGCAGCCCGGCTGCAAATGTCTCCTCAGACTCCTCCAATACAGGCAAGATtcttccctccccctctcccttgTCCACATctacatcagcagcagccactcAGAGCCCGTCTCTCTACTCTGTTGCATCCATGCCTTCTTCACTCAGCTCCACCGTACAGCAGAGCACAAGCTCCCAAGCGACCCCTCAGGCTGCAAACCCGGCCTCTGCCCTGGTCCAGGCTCTCCACAGAGACATGGACTTAATCACAGAGCCAGAACTGTCCTCTTCTTCTCAGAGCTTAGAGTCTAAAATCCACAGCTTCCTTCAGGGGAACTCTGCTTTCAGTACATTTGACCTGGGGCTTCCTTCACAGCCGGCGCAGGCAGGGGATAACCTCAGCCCAGTACCTGGGCCAGACACCCAGGAAGGGACCCCGGTGCGTGACGAGGGCGGAGGCACCCCAACTCAAGATGAAATCATGGACAAGCCTGCGACGGCCCTGTTCTCTTCCGGCACAACGCAATCATCATCTGTTGGAGAAACTTTTGAAACGGCTTCTATTGTGTACCAGAACAGCAGTCAGCAGAACCCCAACCCTTCACAACAGCAGGCTCACCTGCAGCCAGGTGTGGCGCAGAATGGACAGGTCTACCAGCCATACCAATATGGCAAACAAGAGTTGTCAGTGCATGGGATTACTGCACCTATTGCACATTACCAGCAGATTTGTGGAGGATCAGTGCCTGGAGAAAGAGCCCCAGGCGGTGCCAGCAGCACACAGACAGTCGACGGCTTTCAGGCGGTGAATGAGAGGAGTTGGTACGGGGACATTTACCCCAAGGGAATCTCTCAACAACCTGGAGGCTACAATCTTGCGATGCCTGGAGAGAACCAGACATCATCACTCTATCCCTACCAAGCAGGGGCAAATCATAAACCTCCAGAAGTCCAGCAGGGTTCAGCTACATCCTCTGGTTTCTTCACAAgccccctccctcctgtccCAAAGCTCCCTCCTATTCTTCATGGCCTTGACACCTCCAATGCTGCGACAAACAGCTCAATGATTCCCattgagcagcagcagcggatgCCCCTCCCGGACACGGCAGAGATGATGCGACCCAGAGCAGACAGCGTCATCAGTGGGATGGTGGTCCACGACCATCAACACAAATCCCTGTTTCATCCAGACGATCCATCATATGATCGAGATCATCCTCGCCCTCCTCACCCTGATGACCTGCGCTACCACGAGGACCCTTGCTATCAGGAAGCTCCTTTCTTTCAAGACGACCCTTACCACCACCCAGAAGATCCATATTACAGGCCGGGCAGCCCTCCACGCCACTACCCAAGAGTCCAAGGCCGCCTTGATGCCCCCCTCTCACCCTCAGAGGATCCTTACTACACCCACGAGTACCAACACCACAGCCCCCAACCCCCCCACTACACTCCGAGAAGACCACCTCCACCTCATCATCTCGAGATCCGTCATCCTGGTCAGCGCCATCCACATCAGCCTCCCCACCCAGCACACCATCCTCGCCCGAGAGGCCCGCCACGCCCGCCGTTCCCCGGATTCCAACGTGGCCCCGATCCGAGGTTAAGAGGCAAACGTCCAGGTCCGAGGGGAGGGGGTCCAGCTGGTCCAATGTTCCTCCCAAAAAGACCCTTTCTGCCCCCGAGGTACTGACGGGACTCGTAAGCATTTAAGCTTTACAAGTCGCTGTGGACATCAGGACAGCAGGGAGAGGAACTCTGTGTCCAACTGATGCCACTGAATctgggaaagagtggagaaacGGAGGTGGGCCTTGGCAGACAATGAAATCCAAGCTACCAGAAGAGAAATGGAGAAGAACAAAAGGATGGTCAGAAAGTTGAGGAGCACGAGAGACAACATGCGGAGGTGTTAAAGAAACCGGAGgttctgagagagctgctgAGCCGAAGAAAGAAGACAgaagatgaaagaaaataagaggtggatatatatatatataattcacTTTTTGTGTTATTTGCTCTAGTGTGAAGCATTGCATTAAATATGTGAATGAGATACAGTTCGACACAGGTCAaagtgcgtgtgtgcatgcggTCAAGTTTAAGTCAACAGGTCCGAGAATTTGACTTTGAAGATTATTTTTGCTAAGAGTAACAAAAAGAATGTAGTCGATGCAACCTTCCTGCTGTTATTTTAGTTTCTCCGTGAGCAGTTTTTACTGCTTTTCTTCCACATCAGCAGTATCTCAGTAACTCCTGCTAAAAACATCGATTTGCTTTCTCACTTTGAGACGGAGTGTATGTCATAGACTTTATGTTCCGAGGTAGCATATTTTATGGTTATTAATTTCACTGTTCCAACTCCGAATGTGATACATGTGAAGCGATGCTCTCTTGTTAGTGCGCAGTGTTCCTCCGGCGATAGTTTTCCGTCTCGTTAAAGTTCCTTGAAGCGGAGCGGCACAATTCAAAAAGGAAGGGAGAGGTGTGAGAGTCATTTTTTTCAGCCTCCCAACACCACCGCAgaagaagtgcatttttttgGAGGGGATGAAGAAACTCGTCTTCAGTTTCGTTTTACTTGTACTGTCTAATAAAATCTgggtttgaaaatgtgtgtgttgtttttctctttgctctGATCACATGGACATTAGAACTAGCGCCCTAAACAGTTAGTGATTATCCGTGcatcaacaaaaacattatCTTATGTCCAACACCAGAGAAAATAGTTCAGCCTTCTTTCATCACACAACCTTTCTATTGAGGACAATATTTAACTATTAATAGTCAAAAAATGATTTAGTTGAAAGGAATCTCCTTTTCAGTTTCCTATTAAATATTGAATAGGTTGTTGTTACAGTGCGACATTAATTCAGTTAGGCCTCCACTCTCTGTTTTAGGTGCATTTGCTGCTTTTACATCATGATTAAAATGCCCGTGTTTCCTGCAAAAATgacaagtttttaaaaaagtacacaTTTGGAAAGGACACAGAATGTTTTATCTACATTAATAGTCAATATGTTAAACtttaaataagatttaaaaagtgCAGGTTGCACTCGAGCCTGCATGGACTTTACGTTATGACGTGTCAATGTATTATTTAATTTGTCATTTAATGATCTCGTACATTTCCATCGGTTTCCACAGACGAAAGTCAATGAAGCAACCCTAAAAGTCTATTGTCACCTAATATATTCCACTCGAGTTCAGAGGAGACTTGTGATTTAATCTGAGTATTTTACTTGAACGGGTCAAAAGTTAGACAAAGctttaaaattgtaaaaatagataaaagttttcctgtttgtttgttttttgtgcacTTAGTTTTATTCAAATTCATGTTCCCCTGAGTCATCATTTAACATAAGTTatacttttgtttcttttctttttaactgttGAGGGTTTTATTAGGTCAAATGTACAAATTCATCCACCAAATCTGTTTTTAGGCTTTACTTCCTCTGCAAATGTTCATCAAACCTGATCCCACTTTTCTGCTGTGGTGCTGCGGTGAATTATGTTTGTTTCCTTCCTGGCCTCTTAACAGACCCCTCAAATATTCCTCACTCTTTAATGGAAGAGCAGAGTGGCTGACTCCACAGCAGAATTCAATGTAggaagaacatttaaaaaacatttctttagaaCCAGTGAGAGTGATCAGAGGATTACAGAGCGTTTAAACACATACTTGATAGAGTCTTTGAAAACTTTTGTCAACAATCAAGTTAATGTTGAGTTCCACACTTCAGAAAAAAGGCAATGTTAAAATCGAATATTTTTTTATGGAGTCCTAGAATGACAGGGAGCAGATTAGCCAATAAAAGATTATTCTAATACTTCTACAATGTAGTTGATAAGAATAAAGTTAGTTGGTGGCATGCAGATAAGCACTGTACTGTATCTAAGTGCAAAGTCAAGGTACTTGTACTTTACTTGAGTATAACATTTTTATACTCCTTTAATTTGTACTACATCTCAGTGGCCTCtacttttattataattttCAGATTAATATTTTATCATCCCTGCTGTCCATTTAAAACCACATAACCCCATATCgtggttttaatttatttaaaaaaagcttgtgaattaaatattaataaatattttttattacatatCAAATTCTTTGTTAAAAAGCCGAGAGTAGTTTTCTTTATAGCTCGTGATCTTGTAGAAGT contains:
- the rprd2a gene encoding regulation of nuclear pre-mRNA domain-containing protein 2a — translated: MAAGASGGSFESTMDRRFRSVTNTMDSIQGLSMWCIENKKYHSLIVRHWIKCVKKSDPSQRLNLIYLANDVIQNCKRKNAIVYRTAFAEVLRDAFLLVNYEGDPKVIKSVERILSIWEERGVYSGTLITELRSSLVKEESPPETPVEQKTPVDSKADLRSKVVAEFVPQALLDQLSKYKRSVEDVDLREKQLAAMRVDICSTEALRKLKDKAGGKKFSKDFEEGSAQLQEFVKFLENESKTGPSLLEALGNADIFYEMQYKEVKIVANAYQTFANRVSQLKRKLDALKTNLPDLDESPIPSPSADAPSPTGSESPFHGMELAQPDPDLDGSAMDDEAEPPAPSPLSSPGGSPRQMETLGESDKLEVEDMELSEEEMESGGIIVEEQIEHPTHPEVSPPVPVKTEPSVVTEQPVSQATPPVAAPTSALESVDLGKIGSILNSLSSVMKSSGPLVESPPAAVKSTPASFVAPQEASSLANLLSKVDVSPADILGALAKVQGKGSLEGITSVLSSPAANVSSDSSNTGKILPSPSPLSTSTSAAATQSPSLYSVASMPSSLSSTVQQSTSSQATPQAANPASALVQALHRDMDLITEPELSSSSQSLESKIHSFLQGNSAFSTFDLGLPSQPAQAGDNLSPVPGPDTQEGTPVRDEGGGTPTQDEIMDKPATALFSSGTTQSSSVGETFETASIVYQNSSQQNPNPSQQQAHLQPGVAQNGQVYQPYQYGKQELSVHGITAPIAHYQQICGGSVPGERAPGGASSTQTVDGFQAVNERSWYGDIYPKGISQQPGGYNLAMPGENQTSSLYPYQAGANHKPPEVQQGSATSSGFFTSPLPPVPKLPPILHGLDTSNAATNSSMIPIEQQQRMPLPDTAEMMRPRADSVISGMVVHDHQHKSLFHPDDPSYDRDHPRPPHPDDLRYHEDPCYQEAPFFQDDPYHHPEDPYYRPGSPPRHYPRVQGRLDAPLSPSEDPYYTHEYQHHSPQPPHYTPRRPPPPHHLEIRHPGQRHPHQPPHPAHHPRPRGPPRPPFPGFQRGPDPRLRGKRPGPRGGGPAGPMFLPKRPFLPPRY